ACCGCGTGATCGCACTACGTCACACGCCCGTGGGTTCGGCTGACGCGATTGAACTGCCGATCCGGACCATCGCTCGCGAAGCGTTGGCGCTGGAAGCGACAGGACTGGTGATGGCGCACAATCATCCCTCGCGCGACGTTCGTCCGAGTGCGGCGGACATCGCGGTGACACGGCGGTTCGAGCAGGCGCTCGGCGCGCTGGGTTTGAAGCTGATCGATCACGTGATCCTGTCGGCTGACGCGGTGTCTAGTTTTCGGGCGTTGGGGTTGTTGTGACGCGGACACGAAAAAGCCCCCGCGGCGAGTTGCCGTGGGGGCTTTTGGTGTTTGGTTGCGGGGACAGGATTTGAACCTGTGACCTTCAGGTTATGAGCCTGACGAGCTACCGGGCTGCTCCACCCCGCGCCAGGGACGCTTGTCGAAGGGTTGCTTCGGGGCGTCCCGTAAAGGGTTGGGGCCGCGGGAGCGGCCCGACATCATGAATGGGTATACGAACTTTCACCGTCTTCAATGCCTGGCGACGACCTACTCTTCCAGCGCTTGAGCGTTAGTACCATCGGCGCAGTCCGGTTTCACGGCCGAGTTCGGGATGGGATCGGGTGGGTCACAGACGCTATAGCCACCAAGCAATGGAGGCGGTGAGGTTCGGTTTTTCAAATCTTTGTGCAAGGCCTTGATCGTCATCCACGCCGAGTGCTGGGGTTACCAGCGCTGTTGTTGGCGGTGTGAACTCTCGAAGCGCGAAAAGAGCAATTAGGACTGGTTAGCTCCACCTGTTACCAGGCTTCCACATCCAGCCTATCAAGGTCGTGGTCTACGACCGCTCGATGAAATCTTATCTTGAGGGAGGCTTCCCGCTTAGATGCTTTCAGCGGTTATCCCGTCCATACATAGCTACCCTGCTGCGCCGTTGGCACGACGACAGGTACACCAGAGGTATGTTCAACCCGGTCCTCTCGTACTAGGGTCAACTCCTCTCAAATTTCGACGCCCACGGCAGATAGGGACCAAACTGTCTCGCGACGTTCTGAACCCAGCTCACGTACCACTTTAATTGGCGAACAGCCAAACCCTTGGGACCTGCTCCAGCCCCAGGATGTGATGAGCCGACATCGAGGTGCCAAACGATTCCGTCGATATGAGCTCTTGGGAATCATCAGCCTGTTATCCCCGGCGTACCTTTTATCCGTTGAGCGATGGCCCTTCCACGAGGGACCACCGGATCACTATGACCGACTTTCGTCTCTGCTCGACTTGTCAGTCTCGCAGTCAGGCTGGCTTATGCCATTGCACTCTAACGATCGGTTTCCAACCGATCTGAGCCAACCTTCGCACGCCTCCGTTACGCTTTAGGAGGCGACCGCCCCAGTCAAACTACCCGCCACAGAGGGTCCCCGAACCGGATAACGGTTCTGGGTTAGACATCAGAAAACAACAGGGTGGTATTTCACCTATGGCTCCACACCGGCTGGCGCCAGTGCTTCAAAGCCTCCCACCTATGCTACACAGTTCTTTCCTAATGCCACTCTGAAGCTGCAGTAAAGGTGCACGGGGTCTTTCCGTCTAACCGCGGGTACTCCGCATCTTCACGGAGAATTCAATTTCGCTGAGCATGTCCTGGAGACAGTGGGGAAGTCGTTACGCCATTCGTGCAGGTCGGAACTTACCCGACAAGGAATTTCGCTACCTTAGGACCGTTATAGTTACGGCCGCCGTTTACCTGGGCTTCATTTCGGAGCTTGCACCCCTCCACTTAACCTTCAGGCACCGGGCAGGCGTCAGGCCCTATACGTCGTCTTGAAGCCGACTTAGCAGAGCCCTGTGTTTTTGCTAAACAGTCGCTACCCCTGGCCTGTGCCCCCTCAATCTGCTTGCGCAAAATGAGGGCCTCCTTCTTCCGAAGGTACGGAGGCAATTTGCCGAGTTCCTTCAGGACACTTCTCTCAAGCGCCTTGGTATACTCTACCAGACCACCTGTGTCGGTTTCGGGTACGGTCTATACGGTGGGGCTATTTCCTGGGACAGCTTCGAGGCACGATCAATCCGATAAGATCGTACAACACACGCCATCCGTCACACACCACCAGGCCCACGAATATTAACGTGGTTCCCATCGACTACCCCCTTCGGGCTCGTCTTAGGGGCCGGCTCACCCTGCTCAGATTAGCTTTAAGCAGGAACCCTTGGTCTTTCGGCGAGAGGGCATCTCACCCTCTTTATCGCTACTCATGTCTGCATTCGCACTTCCGATACCTCCACGGCCCATTACCAGACCGCTTCACAGGCGTACGGAACGCTCCGCTACCGCTCGACTTACGTCGAACCCAAAGCTTCGGTGCACGTCTTGAGCCCCGTTACATTTTCGCCGCAGGATCTCTTGTTTAGACCAGTGAGCTGTTACGCTTTCTTTAAAGGATGGCTGCTTCTAAGCCAACCTCCTGGTTGTTTTGGAAATCCCACATGCTTTCCCACTTAGACGTGACTTGGGGACCTTAGCTGTTGGTCAGGGCTGTTTCCCTTTTGACGACGGACCTTAGCACCCGCCGTCTGTCTCCCGAGTAGTACTCATGCGTATTCGGAGTTTGGTTAGGTTTGGTACAGCTCGCGCCGCCTAGCCCATCCAGTGCTCTACCCCACATGGTATTCACTCGAGGCTCTACCTCAATAGATTTCGCGGAGAACCAGCTATTTCCCGGCTTGATTGGCCTTTCACCCCTAAACACAACTCATCCGATAATTTTTCAACATTAATCGGTTCGGTCCTCCAGTGG
This is a stretch of genomic DNA from Sphingomonas sp. Y38-1Y. It encodes these proteins:
- a CDS encoding JAB domain-containing protein → MAIARNTLEDLRSARAIFASIAHSREEIAAFAYLDQANRVIALRHTPVGSADAIELPIRTIAREALALEATGLVMAHNHPSRDVRPSAADIAVTRRFEQALGALGLKLIDHVILSADAVSSFRALGLL